A part of Prolixibacteraceae bacterium genomic DNA contains:
- a CDS encoding endonuclease/exonuclease/phosphatase family protein encodes MKVRIASFMLALLGVTFFIPKAKANIIKTSSRIMTYNIRYDNPNDGEQSWSHRKDGILALIKYHDPQILCVQEALNSQVKDLKSGLDHYGFVGVGRDDGQENGEYAGIFYDKDKYSRVEDGHFWLSATSNKASIGWDAACIRICTWVKLRDKMTRKLLVVFNTHFDHVGKKAQSESAKLIVSKIRELTEQGKYSYVLTGDFNMEPQANAIQYLSKKYDDAKKVSYTKPYGPNGTFNRFDFNHPLDSRIDYIFVKEGLEVEHYAVLSDSKDLHYYSDHLPVVIDLRY; translated from the coding sequence ATGAAAGTAAGAATCGCTTCCTTCATGTTAGCTTTGCTGGGTGTCACTTTTTTTATACCTAAAGCAAAGGCAAACATAATTAAAACAAGTAGTCGTATTATGACCTATAATATTCGCTACGATAACCCTAACGATGGAGAACAGTCGTGGAGCCACCGCAAAGACGGTATATTAGCCCTTATAAAATACCATGATCCACAAATACTTTGTGTGCAAGAAGCACTAAACAGTCAAGTAAAAGATCTTAAGTCTGGGCTTGATCACTACGGTTTTGTTGGGGTTGGGCGTGATGACGGTCAAGAGAATGGCGAATATGCTGGTATCTTCTACGATAAAGACAAATATAGCCGGGTGGAGGATGGACACTTTTGGTTGTCTGCCACATCGAATAAAGCATCTATAGGATGGGATGCTGCTTGTATTCGTATCTGTACATGGGTAAAACTCCGTGATAAGATGACACGAAAGCTTCTTGTTGTTTTCAATACACATTTCGATCATGTAGGTAAAAAAGCACAGAGTGAATCGGCGAAACTAATTGTAAGCAAAATCAGAGAACTTACCGAACAAGGTAAATATAGCTACGTGCTTACAGGGGACTTTAATATGGAGCCTCAGGCGAACGCAATACAATATTTGTCAAAGAAGTATGACGATGCAAAGAAAGTCTCTTATACTAAGCCATATGGCCCTAATGGGACTTTTAATCGTTTCGATTTCAATCATCCTCTGGATAGCCGTATCGACTATATTTTTGTCAAAGAAGGATTAGAAGTCGAACACTATGCAGTTCTATCAGATTCCAAAGATCTTCACTACTATTCAGATCATCTGCCCGTAGTTATTGATTTACGTTACTAA
- a CDS encoding T9SS type A sorting domain-containing protein has protein sequence MQKCLSFKRFMLLMRASLFVIGYFIYPITSLAQSYSQSHPVNLTRLESHNDYEIVYKMELSSRFYECGNLKNQPLQAFNSNWYEVGPLENGWGERTVRVKVYPNGGISIGGKYKADYGHCATWSMKSIGMRTAPLKEPYNFALLFQKSNNTILVRWSNATDVPTDKYKIKIKRTDLNSGSTSTIELNGGTTSYTDSRDIRPSARYKYEVCTHFPGGYSQTNGTNGNTRFNSCPSSTSSWVSQEIVVEGMIDNFEVDTRRTSMSLKWDVNYTSNHNIIRLEYKPEGATSWSLVEELSATTDQYDWTPTFNMVPGNPYDLRIRAMNDLTEKQVLSSSGVINPNGVLSGHVKIAESEKGVPGVPVKIMTGIPNTVKYRKYTNIGSVSGDLVAKARTLDGLTPSSEGVITSFNSSIIGSSAQGAILESWLLIEEEGEYYFGFGYIDDAAVLKIDGVEVTVGTIYTGSPTKVIHLTAGFHHIQANYINKIGDKGLSVRYKAKGTASFIYLPGDNLYNLDVAKVVDTDKEGYFYVDEVYYNEETEFIISTDKKDSNISPITVTRTLSIEDNKQDDILFQDYSSLPVYGRVMVDGCPIEGAFVEFNGEKTDTQTKADGSFEYIIQAPNPSLKNTIGINYKNHQFDQVIDLDLAKDTNNDDNPFIFHDQQTDELTLSVLSGCENPIADEVDVQLLRADALGNICGEQTVTIDNSGTAVFNLPATYYKAKVVDLRITNSGATQLDLDNFNSVKQNIIDSFNEIDIDLTQRDTVKVQSVDVINEKTGETRVREEITDTLAVRADFRYRQEIVMTLESTAWDTPAGSHQVQFEGETFNEDIFTMEQGEEYNVKVKLNEKYDYYRIMAHQCGVEEAKLLVNDVISDKQQKEYTILDGTYNYTITAGNANINGPWDEPHGYQKNVSLTAIIKDYEDVISTEKWSLILGEKVLEPTFITNELALPEFILHDPPGDESYAFIQKGMSLTTGTVFKGANLNGIDSHNLFQFAIPTPVMNIGIGVQADIAHKEGFITENEDIYTTTFNESISTTNDLTGTGEDADVIIGSALNFVYSKSKRLGYDGVNEPTTENSFTVSPGFKTRYILSVYHVKTKVIPALDAMLENIAQLKEKVSQNLSITDQESKLITNEGIFTASKANWTKVISDNQRRIFVGGEALGENESSISNLTFSGGNNYDYSRDKSTSTTRNSAYHWEVETKVGALFTGVNPLMDLAKIEVNALYVNDSSKETNELNTKVENLTTGFHLGDSSAGDYFTINVTEDPKYKTYVFQTVSGTSSCPNEPFTQARDRIKMSALGDVALANLPEGKSAVYTVRLNNDSQSEEGRIYSINVLEGQDSGATIKVGGKKVFGLANTYSIDIPFGETKDVTVEVIPGPNTRSLDIKLVATPNCMTDVYKTEDLRASIMSELGKSTPDASSVELTASWESNCDPIYIESPADNWIVNSYVDNQIPITLTGFDPNSQEMSYIEIEYKKVGDNNWSSLKTYMGDAIGDFPRKHISVDVSTLDGGNYLLRAATYCNDLKIRNYSNVVPGVIDHNEFVIVGTNVDNGWLRDPLMEVTFTKELASAQFKVEKLSYDKSTVINTSYEDADIIQNRAYLTIPNADQYEGFSYRITAQSGNISDINGHLLTDDKSFDITLDRSLVRWKENSLVAIIIKNEQASLTPVLINNSSESASFKVIANSLSKYITPIISEGVVGANGNFPIQFDIDSNIPSGILTGIITVQIDENDKSYNKSIDLRLIVKSDRPEMVTAESKAYQMHIFSQFTPSNTANIPLSEDERDYVTAYIDGQVVGSSSLYYDTNANEYCSYITVESDVQNGGTITFQMWDDSEGIMYTAKETETFNDNSLLGSADTPIVLHADQAIQYIRLYSGWNFVSFNVTPSNLQLPYVLGDITQDGAQIKHINDGFSTYSADLDSWSGQVYTISPDKAYKIYVPNNDIIQVQGAINNESYALSTSSYDNTLFNWVAVHKVNSMSIEDAINKSPLLGGVVIRHEDDFSSLRTDKSSWRGSVTMIEPGKGYEIYDSNLLDETIAMTKSASITSEEVIQSNVRNTMTVVGQSYLNGKLLNSDDYIVDAIIDGKIIGRNFFDIKDELTSKYQFYMLKADDNQVSNVIFELTDQITGKTYLSEQTISYENDKVVGSLTNPLKIEFGQNNTAKGQVLSIYPNPVKQGDICNAHLNFDVEPSMILQISTMDGKIISQQQITSNRFVINTNDLNVGIYNITIMKSSQVIDKSKLIIH, from the coding sequence ATGCAAAAATGTCTATCATTTAAGAGGTTCATGCTTTTAATGCGAGCCTCATTGTTTGTTATTGGGTATTTTATCTACCCTATAACATCATTAGCTCAAAGTTATTCCCAATCTCACCCTGTCAATTTAACGAGATTAGAATCTCACAATGACTATGAGATTGTTTATAAAATGGAGCTATCAAGTCGTTTTTATGAATGCGGTAATTTAAAAAATCAACCATTACAAGCGTTCAATAGTAATTGGTATGAAGTAGGACCATTAGAAAATGGTTGGGGAGAAAGAACTGTAAGAGTAAAAGTATACCCTAATGGAGGGATATCTATTGGAGGTAAATACAAAGCCGATTACGGACATTGTGCGACATGGAGTATGAAATCCATCGGAATGAGAACAGCTCCGTTAAAAGAACCGTACAACTTTGCACTTCTATTTCAAAAGAGCAACAATACTATTTTAGTCAGGTGGAGTAATGCAACTGATGTTCCCACAGATAAGTACAAAATTAAAATAAAACGTACGGATCTTAATAGTGGGTCGACATCAACCATTGAACTTAATGGAGGTACTACAAGTTATACAGATTCAAGAGATATTAGACCATCTGCTCGTTATAAATATGAAGTCTGCACTCATTTTCCTGGAGGATATAGTCAAACGAATGGTACAAATGGAAATACAAGATTTAACAGTTGTCCTTCAAGTACTTCCTCATGGGTAAGTCAGGAAATAGTAGTGGAAGGTATGATCGATAATTTTGAAGTAGACACACGACGTACTTCAATGTCCTTAAAATGGGATGTAAATTACACATCAAATCATAATATAATACGACTTGAGTATAAGCCAGAAGGAGCCACAAGTTGGTCGCTTGTTGAAGAGCTATCTGCAACAACAGATCAATATGATTGGACTCCTACATTCAATATGGTCCCAGGAAATCCTTATGATCTCCGAATACGAGCGATGAATGACCTAACAGAGAAACAAGTACTAAGTTCAAGTGGCGTTATTAATCCCAATGGAGTATTGAGTGGTCACGTTAAGATTGCCGAAAGTGAAAAAGGGGTACCTGGAGTACCAGTCAAAATTATGACAGGTATACCTAATACTGTGAAATATAGGAAATATACTAACATTGGGAGTGTAAGTGGAGACCTCGTTGCTAAAGCGAGGACACTTGATGGTTTGACACCTTCATCAGAAGGAGTAATAACCTCTTTTAACTCAAGTATAATAGGTTCATCTGCACAAGGTGCAATACTGGAATCATGGTTATTGATAGAAGAAGAAGGGGAATATTACTTTGGTTTTGGATATATTGATGATGCCGCTGTATTAAAAATTGATGGAGTAGAGGTCACTGTGGGAACTATTTATACTGGATCCCCTACGAAGGTTATTCACTTAACTGCAGGGTTTCACCATATACAAGCAAACTATATCAACAAGATTGGCGATAAAGGACTTTCGGTAAGATATAAAGCGAAAGGTACAGCATCTTTCATTTATTTGCCAGGAGACAACTTATATAATTTAGATGTTGCTAAAGTTGTAGATACAGATAAAGAAGGGTATTTCTATGTTGATGAGGTCTATTATAACGAAGAAACTGAGTTTATTATTTCAACAGATAAAAAAGACTCAAATATTAGCCCCATTACAGTTACTAGGACTTTATCTATTGAAGACAATAAACAGGATGATATTTTATTTCAAGACTACTCATCTTTACCTGTGTATGGACGAGTTATGGTAGATGGGTGTCCTATAGAAGGAGCTTTTGTTGAATTTAATGGCGAGAAGACTGATACACAAACTAAAGCGGATGGATCTTTTGAATATATCATTCAGGCTCCTAATCCAAGTTTAAAGAATACCATTGGTATAAATTACAAGAACCACCAATTTGATCAAGTGATTGACCTAGATCTTGCTAAAGATACCAATAACGATGACAATCCATTTATTTTCCATGATCAGCAGACAGATGAGCTGACACTATCGGTTTTGAGTGGTTGTGAGAATCCTATTGCTGATGAAGTAGATGTACAGCTGTTAAGGGCAGATGCATTGGGAAATATATGTGGAGAACAAACTGTCACCATTGATAATAGTGGGACTGCTGTCTTTAATCTTCCTGCAACCTATTATAAAGCTAAAGTGGTAGATCTTAGGATCACTAATAGTGGTGCTACTCAATTAGATTTAGACAATTTCAATAGTGTAAAACAAAATATTATTGATTCGTTTAATGAAATTGACATTGATTTAACGCAACGCGATACAGTAAAAGTGCAGAGTGTAGATGTTATCAATGAGAAAACAGGTGAGACAAGAGTAAGAGAGGAGATCACTGATACGCTTGCTGTAAGAGCTGATTTTAGATATCGTCAAGAAATTGTTATGACTCTAGAATCGACAGCATGGGACACCCCAGCAGGTTCACACCAAGTTCAATTTGAAGGAGAGACCTTCAATGAAGATATCTTCACCATGGAGCAAGGGGAAGAATATAACGTAAAAGTAAAACTGAATGAGAAGTATGATTATTACCGTATCATGGCTCACCAGTGTGGTGTTGAAGAAGCGAAACTATTGGTTAATGATGTTATCTCAGACAAGCAACAAAAGGAATATACCATTTTAGATGGCACATATAATTACACCATAACAGCTGGGAACGCAAATATCAACGGACCATGGGATGAGCCTCATGGTTATCAAAAGAATGTTAGTCTTACAGCTATTATTAAAGACTATGAGGATGTTATCTCTACGGAAAAATGGAGTCTGATATTGGGAGAAAAAGTACTAGAACCGACATTCATTACAAATGAACTAGCATTACCTGAATTCATCCTCCATGACCCTCCTGGAGACGAAAGTTACGCCTTCATTCAAAAAGGGATGAGCCTTACTACTGGTACTGTATTTAAGGGTGCAAATCTTAACGGCATCGACAGTCATAACCTATTCCAATTCGCGATACCAACTCCAGTGATGAATATAGGTATTGGTGTTCAGGCCGATATTGCACACAAGGAAGGGTTCATCACTGAAAATGAAGATATCTATACTACGACCTTCAATGAATCTATCTCTACAACAAATGACCTAACAGGTACAGGGGAAGATGCAGACGTTATCATTGGTTCAGCCCTTAACTTTGTTTACTCTAAAAGTAAAAGACTTGGTTACGATGGCGTAAACGAGCCGACTACCGAAAATAGTTTTACTGTATCGCCAGGGTTCAAAACAAGATATATTCTTAGTGTATATCATGTGAAGACCAAAGTTATCCCGGCACTAGATGCAATGCTAGAGAACATTGCTCAGTTGAAAGAGAAAGTAAGTCAAAACCTAAGCATCACTGACCAAGAGAGTAAGTTAATTACTAACGAAGGGATATTCACTGCATCTAAAGCAAACTGGACAAAAGTGATATCTGACAATCAAAGACGTATCTTTGTTGGTGGAGAAGCATTAGGTGAAAATGAAAGTAGTATTTCGAATCTTACATTCAGTGGAGGGAACAACTACGACTATTCTAGAGATAAAAGTACTTCTACGACTAGGAATTCGGCATACCACTGGGAAGTTGAAACCAAAGTTGGTGCTCTATTCACAGGAGTAAACCCATTAATGGACCTTGCGAAAATAGAAGTCAATGCCCTATATGTCAATGATAGTTCAAAAGAAACCAATGAGCTAAACACCAAAGTAGAGAACCTTACAACAGGATTCCACCTTGGAGACAGTAGTGCTGGTGACTATTTCACGATCAATGTAACCGAAGATCCTAAATATAAGACCTATGTATTCCAAACGGTATCAGGTACGAGTAGCTGTCCAAACGAACCATTTACTCAAGCTAGAGACCGAATAAAAATGAGTGCACTTGGAGATGTTGCTCTTGCTAACCTTCCAGAAGGAAAGAGTGCTGTATACACTGTGAGGTTAAATAACGATAGCCAAAGTGAGGAGGGGCGTATTTATTCTATAAACGTACTAGAAGGTCAAGATTCAGGTGCGACAATAAAAGTTGGTGGAAAAAAAGTATTTGGATTGGCAAATACATATTCAATAGATATTCCTTTTGGGGAGACCAAAGATGTTACAGTAGAGGTTATTCCTGGACCAAACACAAGATCGTTAGATATTAAGTTGGTTGCAACACCGAACTGCATGACTGATGTTTACAAAACAGAAGATCTTCGCGCCTCTATTATGTCCGAACTAGGCAAATCAACCCCTGATGCTTCGAGTGTAGAACTTACAGCAAGTTGGGAGTCGAACTGTGATCCTATCTATATAGAATCTCCAGCAGACAATTGGATTGTGAACAGTTATGTGGACAATCAGATTCCAATTACATTGACGGGGTTTGATCCTAATTCACAGGAGATGAGCTATATTGAAATTGAATATAAGAAAGTTGGTGACAACAACTGGAGTAGTCTAAAGACCTATATGGGAGATGCCATTGGTGATTTCCCTAGAAAACACATCTCTGTAGATGTAAGCACATTAGATGGTGGTAATTATCTATTGAGGGCTGCGACTTATTGCAATGATCTAAAAATAAGAAACTACTCGAATGTGGTACCAGGCGTTATTGATCACAATGAGTTTGTGATTGTAGGGACAAATGTCGACAATGGATGGCTAAGAGATCCACTAATGGAGGTTACTTTCACGAAAGAGCTAGCTTCTGCACAATTCAAAGTGGAAAAACTAAGTTACGACAAATCTACCGTTATCAACACATCGTATGAAGATGCTGATATCATTCAAAATAGAGCTTATTTAACGATTCCAAATGCTGATCAATATGAAGGGTTTTCATACAGAATAACAGCTCAATCAGGAAATATCTCTGATATAAATGGACACCTACTAACGGATGATAAAAGCTTTGACATTACACTTGACAGATCTCTTGTTAGGTGGAAAGAAAATAGTCTCGTTGCAATTATCATTAAAAATGAACAGGCAAGTCTAACTCCAGTCTTAATTAATAATAGTTCAGAAAGTGCATCGTTTAAGGTTATTGCAAACTCCTTGAGTAAATATATTACACCAATTATTTCAGAAGGTGTTGTAGGTGCCAATGGAAATTTCCCTATTCAATTTGATATTGATAGCAACATCCCATCAGGGATTCTTACAGGTATCATTACAGTACAAATTGATGAGAATGACAAGAGCTATAATAAAAGTATCGACTTACGTTTAATCGTAAAATCAGATAGACCAGAGATGGTTACTGCTGAATCTAAAGCGTATCAGATGCACATCTTTTCACAGTTTACTCCGTCGAATACAGCAAATATACCTCTATCAGAGGATGAACGAGACTATGTTACAGCTTATATAGATGGACAGGTAGTTGGAAGCTCTTCATTATACTATGATACGAATGCTAATGAATACTGTTCTTATATCACCGTAGAGTCTGATGTACAGAACGGAGGCACAATAACATTCCAAATGTGGGACGATTCCGAAGGTATAATGTACACCGCGAAGGAGACTGAAACATTTAATGACAATAGTTTACTAGGAAGCGCGGATACCCCTATCGTTTTACATGCAGACCAAGCAATCCAATATATTAGATTGTATAGTGGATGGAACTTTGTATCGTTTAATGTTACTCCATCGAATCTTCAATTGCCTTATGTTTTAGGTGATATCACACAAGATGGAGCACAAATTAAACATATCAATGATGGTTTTAGTACTTATAGTGCAGACCTGGATTCATGGTCTGGACAAGTATACACAATAAGTCCAGATAAGGCTTATAAGATATATGTTCCTAACAATGATATTATTCAAGTTCAGGGAGCTATAAATAATGAATCGTATGCTTTGTCAACATCATCATATGATAACACTCTATTTAACTGGGTGGCAGTACATAAAGTTAATAGTATGAGTATTGAAGATGCTATTAACAAAAGTCCTTTATTAGGTGGTGTGGTTATTAGACATGAAGATGATTTTTCGTCTTTAAGAACGGACAAATCATCTTGGAGAGGTAGTGTAACGATGATTGAACCAGGAAAAGGATACGAGATATATGACTCTAATTTACTTGATGAAACCATTGCAATGACCAAGTCTGCATCTATTACATCTGAAGAAGTTATCCAATCTAATGTTAGAAATACGATGACAGTTGTGGGGCAAAGTTATCTAAATGGGAAATTACTTAACTCAGATGATTATATTGTGGATGCAATAATAGATGGAAAAATTATTGGGCGTAACTTCTTTGACATCAAAGACGAATTGACTAGTAAGTACCAGTTCTATATGCTAAAGGCTGATGACAATCAAGTTAGTAATGTTATCTTTGAACTAACGGATCAAATCACAGGAAAGACATATCTTTCAGAACAGACCATTTCTTATGAAAATGACAAAGTTGTTGGGTCATTGACTAATCCGTTAAAAATAGAATTCGGTCAGAATAACACAGCTAAAGGTCAGGTTCTAAGCATCTACCCGAATCCGGTAAAGCAAGGTGATATATGCAATGCACATTTAAACTTTGATGTAGAACCATCAATGATTTTACAGATTTCAACGATGGATGGTAAGATAATAAGTCAACAACAAATTACCAGCAATCGATTTGTTATAAACACGAATGATTTAAATGTAGGTATTTACAATATCACAATAATGAAATCTTCGCAAGTTATAGACAAAAGCAAATTAATTATACACTAA
- a CDS encoding GntR family transcriptional regulator, producing MSDFNFTLDPNSTILRYKQLVHAVASAIQSGELKAGDALPSVNSIIKSSSLSRDTVFKAYAELKDRGVIESIPNKGYFVAKEQKRVFLFLDTFKAYKEVLYGAIIKSLPSDYIVDVHFHHYNIDTFETIISNAAGQYSKYVIMNFDHPSVRTITSQLDSNKLTFIDWDTQTGHTSNVLNQDFGVSASQCMQEIKHLFAKYKAIHCIYPSYTYHPYETVNHIKLFCNQHGLHFEETNDMHQFKLEANTAYIVFEDIDLATLLSIAKEKKFVLGEDVGVVSYNETPMKQFIGNGITVISTDFEKMGTVAASYIVNDVKGRTTIPTTVHIRESL from the coding sequence ATGAGTGATTTTAATTTTACATTAGACCCCAATTCTACAATCTTAAGATACAAACAACTGGTTCATGCTGTTGCGTCTGCCATCCAATCAGGAGAGTTAAAAGCGGGAGATGCTCTGCCATCGGTGAATAGCATTATTAAGAGTTCTTCGTTGTCTAGAGATACGGTTTTTAAGGCTTATGCAGAGTTAAAAGATCGAGGTGTAATCGAGTCGATTCCGAATAAAGGCTATTTTGTAGCAAAAGAGCAAAAGCGTGTATTTCTATTTTTGGATACATTTAAAGCATATAAAGAGGTGCTTTATGGTGCGATTATTAAGTCTCTACCAAGTGACTATATTGTCGATGTTCATTTTCATCACTATAATATTGATACTTTTGAAACTATCATCTCGAATGCAGCAGGTCAATATAGTAAATATGTGATTATGAATTTTGACCATCCGAGTGTAAGGACTATAACCTCTCAGTTGGATTCGAACAAGTTAACGTTCATTGATTGGGATACACAAACAGGTCATACAAGTAATGTTTTGAATCAAGATTTTGGGGTATCTGCATCTCAATGTATGCAGGAGATTAAACACCTATTTGCAAAATATAAGGCCATTCATTGTATCTATCCTAGCTATACCTACCACCCATATGAGACTGTTAATCATATTAAGCTCTTCTGCAACCAACATGGTTTACATTTTGAAGAGACCAATGATATGCACCAGTTTAAATTAGAAGCAAATACGGCTTATATTGTTTTTGAAGATATCGATCTGGCTACATTATTATCGATTGCTAAAGAGAAGAAATTTGTTTTAGGAGAAGATGTAGGAGTCGTATCCTATAACGAAACCCCCATGAAACAATTTATTGGCAACGGCATCACTGTGATTAGTACTGATTTCGAAAAAATGGGTACTGTCGCGGCTAGTTATATCGTCAACGATGTTAAAGGGCGCACAACGATTCCAACCACCGTTCATATACGAGAATCTCTCTAA
- a CDS encoding sulfatase translates to MRHFKQIKASVMIITGVMTLFSCTSKKKDNKKEQPNILWITSEDNSAYLGCYGDKNATTPNLDRLASKGVIFNNAFANAPVCAPARNTIITGMYSTSMGTEHMRSNHPMPLFVKGFPIYLRKEGYYCTNNKKEDYNTSNELRVWNDSSPKASYRNRAKGQPFFHIKNLVVSHESCIHDSIPMEKLQHDPKKMVVPPYHPDTKAVRHDWAQFYDKITEMDRQVGEILAELEKDGEADNTIVIYYSDHGGVLPRSKRFLYETGTKVPMIAYFPPKYAHLNPWGVGKHTDRLVSFVDLAPTMLSLCGVKIPNYMQGKAFMGKGALKPKTYVHMYRGRMDEKYDLVRAVRDKRYRYIRNFMPYKISGQHLNYLWKAPSTRSWEREYLAGRCNKVQSAFWEPRPIEELYDVERDPWEVDNLADNPQYQEVLKRMRKVNHEWMIRTHDTGFIPEGELMSYNENCDGYDYVRNIKNKEIITAAEKAMTPNVRNDKLLRMFNASNPSIRYWGLNGMIFNKRDDKKITTKALTLLKDPSFDVKVAAIEALYPLGYEKESMDALIHLFDIDGNQYQFCHLFNTILALNLDTPTLRKKVMGYYQDKSRISDNPKIAYDLRSAAQTLFDQWGMKR, encoded by the coding sequence ATGAGACATTTTAAACAGATCAAGGCCTCTGTAATGATTATTACAGGTGTGATGACTCTTTTTTCTTGTACATCTAAGAAAAAAGACAATAAGAAGGAACAACCTAATATACTCTGGATTACGAGTGAGGATAATAGCGCTTATTTAGGCTGTTATGGGGATAAGAATGCAACGACTCCTAACTTAGATCGTTTGGCGTCAAAGGGTGTTATTTTTAATAATGCTTTTGCTAATGCTCCTGTGTGTGCACCTGCACGTAATACAATCATTACGGGAATGTACTCGACTTCAATGGGGACGGAACATATGAGAAGTAACCATCCCATGCCTCTTTTCGTGAAAGGGTTCCCTATCTACCTTCGTAAGGAGGGGTACTACTGCACTAATAATAAGAAAGAAGATTATAACACCTCGAATGAACTAAGAGTGTGGAATGATTCGTCACCTAAAGCATCCTATCGTAATAGAGCAAAAGGACAACCTTTCTTTCATATAAAGAATTTGGTGGTTAGCCATGAGAGTTGTATTCACGACTCAATACCTATGGAGAAACTACAACATGATCCTAAGAAGATGGTGGTCCCACCATATCATCCAGACACCAAAGCTGTTCGTCATGACTGGGCCCAATTCTATGATAAGATCACCGAGATGGATAGACAGGTCGGCGAGATATTGGCTGAACTAGAGAAAGATGGAGAAGCAGATAATACCATAGTAATATACTATTCGGACCACGGAGGTGTGTTGCCACGTTCAAAACGTTTCTTGTATGAGACAGGAACAAAGGTGCCAATGATTGCCTATTTCCCTCCAAAGTATGCACATCTAAACCCCTGGGGTGTTGGAAAACATACGGATAGATTAGTGAGTTTTGTGGATCTAGCACCAACAATGCTCTCTTTATGTGGCGTTAAGATCCCTAATTATATGCAAGGGAAAGCGTTTATGGGAAAGGGTGCTTTAAAACCCAAAACGTATGTTCATATGTATCGAGGACGTATGGATGAGAAGTATGACTTAGTTCGTGCTGTGAGAGATAAGAGATATCGTTACATTCGTAATTTTATGCCATACAAAATTTCTGGACAACACTTAAACTATCTATGGAAGGCACCATCGACACGCTCTTGGGAGAGAGAATATTTGGCTGGAAGATGTAACAAAGTACAATCTGCCTTCTGGGAACCTCGTCCAATAGAAGAGCTTTATGATGTGGAGAGAGACCCTTGGGAAGTAGACAATTTGGCTGATAACCCACAATATCAAGAGGTGCTTAAGCGTATGAGAAAAGTGAATCACGAATGGATGATCAGAACCCATGATACTGGATTTATACCTGAAGGGGAGTTGATGTCTTATAATGAAAATTGTGATGGTTATGATTATGTTCGAAATATAAAGAATAAGGAAATTATTACGGCAGCAGAAAAGGCGATGACCCCTAATGTCAGAAATGATAAATTACTAAGAATGTTTAATGCGAGTAATCCTTCAATAAGATACTGGGGATTAAACGGAATGATATTTAACAAACGAGATGACAAGAAGATTACCACAAAGGCTTTGACTTTACTAAAAGATCCAAGCTTTGATGTAAAGGTAGCAGCGATTGAGGCTCTCTACCCTCTTGGTTATGAAAAAGAGAGTATGGATGCATTGATACATCTTTTTGATATCGATGGCAATCAATATCAGTTTTGTCATCTATTCAACACTATTCTTGCACTAAATCTTGACACACCTACTTTGCGTAAAAAGGTTATGGGGTACTATCAGGACAAGAGTCGTATTTCAGATAATCCCAAGATAGCATATGATCTAAGATCGGCAGCACAGACGCTTTTTGATCAGTGGGGGATGAAACGGTAA